In Hyperolius riggenbachi isolate aHypRig1 chromosome 10, aHypRig1.pri, whole genome shotgun sequence, a genomic segment contains:
- the LOC137535114 gene encoding gastrula zinc finger protein XlCGF57.1-like isoform X2 → MGENRPPLTSPDGSSNRNQPARCTGPLYSQDCPQGDHAIPQHDQEAEQNYIKVDVKEEETYVSSDQHSMEEGDVMTIKKEEEQSYNMNQMSMEESEMLTIIKKEEEEMHMGSDWQSMEEGDMMTIKKEEEETYVWGFQSSVNGGIMVTTKEEKCPSDISTGGHDVGNTSEGHLMSHPGDTAEDNGVTQCSPGGTPDTGNAHHGGYRANRGAAPSNGEETYEKSQAATSDIHPPHHRANTATDPSNLQESSHDTSDSTTHTDNQRFTCPECSKCCKTKASLAAHQKIHSHKLPFSCSECGKSFSRKGFLLVHERIHTGKKPFSCSECGKWFGKKGDLLAHQRDHTGGGPFSSSECDADNRQKGDHVNHEGDQTGEHHFSCPECGKHFNRRGNLYRHQRIHTGERPFSCLECGKSFTDKVYLLIHQRRHTGERPFCCSECGKCFSDKSNLHRHQRSHTIEQPFTCPQCGKCFREKRRLLIHERIHTGEQPFSCSQCGKRFCVKQNLIVHQRSHSGKHPFSCSECGKCYSEKHSFLAHQRSHTGECPFSCPECGKCFRHKANLRRHQRSHKGEPVFSCSECGKCFKRKENLRVHERRHMNGSPFS, encoded by the exons ATGGGGGAGAATcggccgcccctcacatcaccgg atggatccagtaacagaaaccaaccagcgagatgtacaggtcctctttactcccAGGATTGCCCACAGGGAGATCATGCCATTCCCCAACATGATCAG GAAGCAGAACAGAATTACATCAAAGTTGACGttaaagaagaagagacatatgtgagtagTGATCAGcactctatggaggagggtgacgtgatgacaattaaaaaggaagaagaacaATCATATAATATGAATCAGATGTCTATGGAGGAGTCAGAAATGCTGACGAtaattaaaaaggaagaagaggaaATGCACATGGGGAGTGATtggcagtctatggaggaaggtgacatgatgacaataaaaaaggaagaagaggagacatatgtgtgGGGTTTTCAGTCTTCAGTGAATGGTGGAATAATGGTGACAACTAAAGAGGAGAAATGTCCTTCAGATATAAGTACAG GGGGACACGATGTCGGGAACACCTCAGAGGGACATCTTATGTCACATCCTGGCGACACTGCAGAAGATAATGGTGTCACGCAATGTTCTCCAGGAGGAACCCCCGATACTGGAAACGCCCATCATGGTGGTTACAGAGCAAATAGAGGAGCAGCTCCCTCTAATGGTGAGGAGACTTATGAGAAATCACAAGCTGCCACCTCAGATATCCATCCGCCACATCACAGAGCCAACACAGCAACAGATCCATCTAATCTGCAGGAATCTTCTCATGATACATCAGAtagcaccacacacacagacaatcaGAGATTTACATGTCCTGAATGCAGCAAATGTTGTAAGACTAAAGCAAGTCTTGCTGCGCATCAGAAGATACACTCACACAAGCTgccattttcatgttcagagtgtgggaagagtTTCAGCAGAAAAGGATTCCTTCTTGTACATGAGAGAATTCATACAGGGAAGAAAcctttttcctgttcagagtgtgggaaatggtttggtaAGAAAGGAGACCTTCTTGCCCACCAGAGAGATCACACAGGTGGCGGCCCTTTTTCCTCTTCAGAATGCGATGCAGATAACAGACAAAAAGGAGACCATGTTAACCATGAGGGAGATCAGACAGGTGAGCATCATTTTTCCTGTCCAGAGTGCGGAAAACATTTCAATCGAAGAGGAAACCTTTATagacaccagagaattcacacaggagagcgtccttttTCTTGCttggagtgtgggaaatctttcacAGACAAGGTATACCTTCTCATCCACCAGAGAAGACACACAGGAGAGCGGCCTTTttgttgttcagagtgtgggaaatgtttttcagaCAAATCAAATCTTCACAGGCACCAAAGAAGTCACACAATAGAGCAGCCTTTTACGTGTCCACAGTGCGGGAAATGTTTCCGTGAAAAACGAAGACTTCTTATCCATGAGAGAATCCACACaggagagcagcctttctcatgttCACAGTGCGGGAAACGTTTCTGTGTAAAGCAAAACCTAATTGTACACCAGAGAAGTCACTCAGGAAAACATCCTttttcttgttcagagtgtgggaaatgctacaGTGAGAAACACAGTTTTCTTGCACATCAGAGGAGTCACACAGGAGAATGTCCCTTTtcctgtccagagtgtgggaaatgcttcagaCACAAAGCAAACCTTCgtagacaccagagaagtcacaagGGAGAACCTGTTTTttcgtgttcagagtgtgggaaatgctttaaaagaaaagaaaacttgCGTGTACATGAGAGACGCCATATGAATGGAAGCCCTTTCTCTTGA
- the LOC137535114 gene encoding gastrula zinc finger protein XlCGF57.1-like isoform X1 produces the protein MGENRPPLTSPDGSSNRNQPARCTGPLYSQDCPQGDHAIPQHDQEAEQNYIKVDVKEEETYVSSDQHSMEEGDVMTIKKEEEQSYNMNQMSMEESEMLTIIKKEEEEMHMGSDWQSMEEGDMMTIKKEEEETYVWGFQSSVNGGIMVTTKEEKCPSDISTAGGHDVGNTSEGHLMSHPGDTAEDNGVTQCSPGGTPDTGNAHHGGYRANRGAAPSNGEETYEKSQAATSDIHPPHHRANTATDPSNLQESSHDTSDSTTHTDNQRFTCPECSKCCKTKASLAAHQKIHSHKLPFSCSECGKSFSRKGFLLVHERIHTGKKPFSCSECGKWFGKKGDLLAHQRDHTGGGPFSSSECDADNRQKGDHVNHEGDQTGEHHFSCPECGKHFNRRGNLYRHQRIHTGERPFSCLECGKSFTDKVYLLIHQRRHTGERPFCCSECGKCFSDKSNLHRHQRSHTIEQPFTCPQCGKCFREKRRLLIHERIHTGEQPFSCSQCGKRFCVKQNLIVHQRSHSGKHPFSCSECGKCYSEKHSFLAHQRSHTGECPFSCPECGKCFRHKANLRRHQRSHKGEPVFSCSECGKCFKRKENLRVHERRHMNGSPFS, from the exons ATGGGGGAGAATcggccgcccctcacatcaccgg atggatccagtaacagaaaccaaccagcgagatgtacaggtcctctttactcccAGGATTGCCCACAGGGAGATCATGCCATTCCCCAACATGATCAG GAAGCAGAACAGAATTACATCAAAGTTGACGttaaagaagaagagacatatgtgagtagTGATCAGcactctatggaggagggtgacgtgatgacaattaaaaaggaagaagaacaATCATATAATATGAATCAGATGTCTATGGAGGAGTCAGAAATGCTGACGAtaattaaaaaggaagaagaggaaATGCACATGGGGAGTGATtggcagtctatggaggaaggtgacatgatgacaataaaaaaggaagaagaggagacatatgtgtgGGGTTTTCAGTCTTCAGTGAATGGTGGAATAATGGTGACAACTAAAGAGGAGAAATGTCCTTCAGATATAAGTACAG CAGGGGGACACGATGTCGGGAACACCTCAGAGGGACATCTTATGTCACATCCTGGCGACACTGCAGAAGATAATGGTGTCACGCAATGTTCTCCAGGAGGAACCCCCGATACTGGAAACGCCCATCATGGTGGTTACAGAGCAAATAGAGGAGCAGCTCCCTCTAATGGTGAGGAGACTTATGAGAAATCACAAGCTGCCACCTCAGATATCCATCCGCCACATCACAGAGCCAACACAGCAACAGATCCATCTAATCTGCAGGAATCTTCTCATGATACATCAGAtagcaccacacacacagacaatcaGAGATTTACATGTCCTGAATGCAGCAAATGTTGTAAGACTAAAGCAAGTCTTGCTGCGCATCAGAAGATACACTCACACAAGCTgccattttcatgttcagagtgtgggaagagtTTCAGCAGAAAAGGATTCCTTCTTGTACATGAGAGAATTCATACAGGGAAGAAAcctttttcctgttcagagtgtgggaaatggtttggtaAGAAAGGAGACCTTCTTGCCCACCAGAGAGATCACACAGGTGGCGGCCCTTTTTCCTCTTCAGAATGCGATGCAGATAACAGACAAAAAGGAGACCATGTTAACCATGAGGGAGATCAGACAGGTGAGCATCATTTTTCCTGTCCAGAGTGCGGAAAACATTTCAATCGAAGAGGAAACCTTTATagacaccagagaattcacacaggagagcgtccttttTCTTGCttggagtgtgggaaatctttcacAGACAAGGTATACCTTCTCATCCACCAGAGAAGACACACAGGAGAGCGGCCTTTttgttgttcagagtgtgggaaatgtttttcagaCAAATCAAATCTTCACAGGCACCAAAGAAGTCACACAATAGAGCAGCCTTTTACGTGTCCACAGTGCGGGAAATGTTTCCGTGAAAAACGAAGACTTCTTATCCATGAGAGAATCCACACaggagagcagcctttctcatgttCACAGTGCGGGAAACGTTTCTGTGTAAAGCAAAACCTAATTGTACACCAGAGAAGTCACTCAGGAAAACATCCTttttcttgttcagagtgtgggaaatgctacaGTGAGAAACACAGTTTTCTTGCACATCAGAGGAGTCACACAGGAGAATGTCCCTTTtcctgtccagagtgtgggaaatgcttcagaCACAAAGCAAACCTTCgtagacaccagagaagtcacaagGGAGAACCTGTTTTttcgtgttcagagtgtgggaaatgctttaaaagaaaagaaaacttgCGTGTACATGAGAGACGCCATATGAATGGAAGCCCTTTCTCTTGA